A single genomic interval of Arachis duranensis cultivar V14167 chromosome 7, aradu.V14167.gnm2.J7QH, whole genome shotgun sequence harbors:
- the LOC107458492 gene encoding uncharacterized protein LOC107458492 produces the protein MWRAHIRGLLPFRTLVTSMTALAEVPWLDDDVIPPPPDDDDKEVTIPWGGWVHEKPPARRRSRARAVVGTTGPSAAPSSSTAAAPSSSTAPSSATEPTYLLIMRRLDRMDQTLISLGTELPPLPDSPASDEQDHQEEDVDEPTQQDAPPAAPDATEIQQPHEEPVPQPQTESAPTGVPTPDPQV, from the exons ATGTGGCGAGCacatattcgtggcctactccCGTTTCGCACCTTGGTCACCAGTATGACCGCCTTAGCTGAGGTCCCCTGGTTGGATGATGATGTAATACCACCACCCCCAGATGACGATGACAAGGAGGTTACTATTccttggggtggttgggtgcacgagaagcccccGGCTAGACGCCGATCTAGGGCTAGAGCAGTGGTCGGGACGACTGGACCTTCAGCAGCCCCGTCCTCTTCTACAGCAGCAGCTCCATCTTCTTCGACAGCCCCTTCTTCAGCAACTGAGCCGACTTACCTACTG ATCATGCGCCGACTGGATCGGATGGATCAGACACTCATCTCCCTGGGCACTGAGTTACCTCCGCTCCCAGACTCtccggcctccgatgagcaggatcatcaggaggaggatgTTGATGAGCCGACTCAGCAGGATGCACCTCCAGCTGCTCCTGACGCCACAGAGATTCAGCAGCCCCATGAGGAGCCGGTCCCACAGCCTCAAACAGAGTCAGCACCTACCGGTGTCCCTACCCCTGATCCTCaggtttag